One Apis cerana isolate GH-2021 linkage group LG15, AcerK_1.0, whole genome shotgun sequence DNA window includes the following coding sequences:
- the LOC108001288 gene encoding uncharacterized protein LOC108001288: protein MSPESCHVILTTLVLWACLSFSVGSPLPETTATVLLPTKFGAARSISGLKESKDGKNEVLREPMGNVNRSPASIGANLYRLPPSPANLLKPDGFQFYTYNEKGDMITRQMTMQEIQSLIASGGPDHSNVGIQEPQKAEDILTGGKKVMDVVEKVQSVLKSAMGKPLSTLTGSHPVIPEKVNVEWSNILPAILAGDKYGNKVEENHHAERPTARPTSSVYHHVVRNESSSVSSKSNTTIEVALSEDVKHVEGAIVKNERNKTQQSTAIKLEPTTEISYTEKLMIPVSVITTEQDADLISRYTTAQTPALHKLTEIVPSLEEKIDDEENLAPVNTVIVTKSTTISTSAPSTSSESSKNDYHESTNEALDSKNDSTVIDGVTDSVDLLATKTKIKPISDVPSKMGTPSMNQVQTSITDEAFTTLPSNAFSSSTNRYNETSSQSTESSIAQETMITKPATSDPTIDGSIQSTEILDSLSNIIGQIFERVPSSSSDDEFESISGEKEACNDPFKCTTFAIVQKTTRPSVIGEYSKDGNDTFEERIQETTTMMTLKIDGENVSSPSIVPTNTTDLQMADTDSDIVTKSDIMQTVTPNVHSDNSNITKSTMNESAVTDFNLLRPVEIIENILHTAPTETNKIMTESFTLPNDLTENLLANTVASALITNLNLFNLNGDESITSLSPQRINSTDVSADVSQLSSIIPGDTNNATRENSTSENEIQRISTTKENLPEFSREDDYGTTLGITDRTVAVTQTDVESSHPQSELSVTTKSTITSTVSLSTFDAVVKNSVISETDTPLVNSASIEHTFNPVYDEMTTIPSNGKTNIPNIGKISEEVSQKSNDSKIDSSNATEISQEDDKESAYRPVTIESSTVATRPSSENNSKDSIVQDSLKKETQQRNDTDLKWNSTTLLSFNDTKSFIAIPQLIVTTAIPKVSLKSETSQFSSTITTMNPITKESNENKDTTMSATMNYTTDWSNKSENKTKLNEHSDVDMKTSSMLQSKMNSTNVNSQQNTWQRISLHQVTSSLTPIEVSVTTAATKQQPIQSTPLSITTSTMTKTNSTEVWKTSVNEMEESTFTLDASKSIGGLDTSIRNASVDIINFSRLCNELAVKFWIAANSGLDSGRSLVLSPFGMISLLSMIFLGARGSTSDQMNEVLGLDNVATFNPHLTFQNVTDTVSLARNQGIANAAFVRELFADKAKVRRLLPFYKEQAQQFYEGLVAEVNFATISDLVRRRTNLLIRKQTGGRIKDFMRSNSIPLKSPLAAISANVFQTDCNTSSASATGRDGELYFAVSSAHRLRKLIPVPATVWRSNVLAGYEPSLDATAIALGGIDKIVSTVFLVPGQQGHAAPGDTLDRLEQRLMKGAFQDGSWDKLLKVLIPRTGLELQMPKFSHRSIVNATAALKRLGLDQLFSNRADFKGINGIGNRLFLSDVLQMNLFSTCGDENIANGRHHVEIYPASPSLRNSRHSEVSNIEEQFSSEVIQPIDDQSKSYRTISFMETTKNVERAEEKPRLKLDQPFLYFVRHNPTGLILHIGRFNPRLI, encoded by the exons ATGTCCCCGGAATCGTGTCATGTAATTTTGACGACACTCGTGCTATGGGCATGTTTAAGTTTCAGCGTGGGTTCTCCACTTCCAGAAACAACCGCTACCGTATTGTTGCCTACGAAATTTGG CGCGGCCAGATCGATATCGGGTTTGAAAGAATCGAAAGATGGGAAGAACGAGGTCCTCCGTGAACCTATGGGAAACGTGAACAGATCACCAGCGTCGATCGGCGCCAACCTCTATCGATTGCCGCCCTCCCCTGCTAATTTGTTGAAGCCCGAcggatttcaattttacacGTACAACGAGAAAGGAGATATGATCACGAGGCAAATGACGATGCAAGAGATTCAATCGTTGATCGCGAGCGGGGGCCCGGATCATTCTAACGTGGGGATTCAAGAGCCCCAGAAGGCTGAGGATATCCTTACGGGAGGGAAGAAG gtAATGGATGTTGTGGAAAAGGTGCAAAGCGTACTGAAAAGCGCCATGGGTAAACCATTATCGACCCTCACCGGTTCCCATCCGGTGATCCCAGAAAAGGTGAACGTCGAGTGGAGCAATATTTTACCCGCCATATTGGCTGGTGACAAGTATGGAAATAAGGTGGAGGAAAATCATCACGCCGAGAGGCCAACAGCGAGGCCAACGTCATCCGTGTATCATCATGTTGTCCGCAATGAATCGTCTTCGGTCTCGTCGAAATCTAATACCACGATCGAAGTTGCGTTATCGGAGGATGTCAAGCACGTCGAAGGGGCGATcgttaaaaatgaaaggaacAAAACGCAACAGTCAACGGCGATCAAACTAGAACCGACGACAGAGATCTCTTACACGGAGAAATTAATGATACCGGTGTCCGTGATCACGACCGAACAAGATGCCGATCTGATTTCCCGATATACTACCGCTCAGACTCCCGCTCTCCACAAGCTGACTGAAATTGTACCGTCATTGGAAGAAAAGATCGACGACGAAGAGAATTTGGCGCCTGTGAATACTGTAATTGTCACAAAGTCAACGACGATCAGCACCTCAGCGCCTTCAACTTCTTCCGAATCCAGTAAAAATGATTACCACGAGTCTACGAACGAAGCGTTAGATTCGAAAAACGATTCCACGGTTATCGACGGAGTTACGGATAGTGTCGATTTGCTGGcaacgaaaacgaaaataaaaccgATAAGCGATGTTCCATCGAAAATGGGAACACCGTCCATGAATCAAGTTCAAACATCGATCACGGACGAAGCTTTCACGACGTTGCCGTCGAatgctttttcttcttctacgaACAGATACAACGAAACGAGTTCGCAATCGACAGAATCGTCGATTGCACAGGAGACGATGATAACGAAACCGGCGACGAGCGATCCAACAATCGACGGATCGATCCAGTCTACGGAAATATTAGACTCGTTGTCAAATATAATCGGTCAAATCTTCGAAAGGGTTCCTTCTTCGTCCTCCGATGAtgaattcgaatcgatttctGGTGAGAAGGAGGCGTGCAACGATCCTTTCAAATGTACCACATTTGCCATCGTTCAGAAAACGACACGTCCATCCGTTATCGGCGAATATTCGAAAGATGGAAATGATACGTTCGAGGAACGTATTCAAGAAACGACGACAATGATGACGTTAAAAATCGATGGAGAGAACGTTTCGTCCCCTTCGATCGTACCGACGAATACGACGGATCTACAGATGGCCGATACAGATTCCGATATCGTGACGAAATCCGATATTATGCAAACCGTCACTCCCAATGTTCACTCAgacaattcaaatattacgAAATCGACGATGAACGAGAGTGCAGTAACCGATTTTAATCTCCTGCGACCTGTCGAGATAATCGAGAATATACTTCACACCGCTCCGaccgaaacgaataaaatcatGACCGAGTCGTTCACTTTGCCGAACGATTTGACGGAGAATCTCTTAGCTAACACCGTAGCTAGCGCTCTTATTACTAATctgaatttattcaatttgaaCGGTGACGAGTCGATAACGTCGTTATCTCCTCAAAGGATCAATTCGACAGATGTTTCGGCAGATGTTTCACAGTTATCCTCGATTATCCCAGGCGATACGAATAATGCAACGAGAGAAAATTCGACGAGCGAGAACGAAATTCAACGTATCTCCACGACAAAGGAGAATTTGCCAGAATTCTCTCGCGAAGATGATTATGGGACAACGTTAGGAATAACGGATCGAACTGTGGCCGTTACACAAACAGACGTGGAATCTTCTCACCCGCAAAGCGAATTATCGGTTACTACGAAATCTACCATCACCAGCACGGTATCTTTATCCACATTCGATGCTGTTGTTAAAAATTCTGTTATATCTGAAACTGATACTCCGTTGGTAAATAGTGCATCAATTGAGCATACGTTTAATCCCGTTTACGACGAGATGACGACGATACCGAGTAACGGAAAAACTAACATtccaaatattggaaaaatttctgaagAAGTATCGCAGAAAAGTAACGATTCCAAGATTGATTCGAGTAATGCGACAGAAATATCACAAGAAGATGATAAGGAAAGTGCATATCGTCCCGTAACAATTGAATCTAGTACAGTTGCTACGCGTCCGTCTAGTGAGAATAATTCGAAGGATTCGATTGTAcaagattctttaaaaaaagagacgcAGCAAAGAAACGATACGGATCTTAAATGGAATAGTACCACCTTGCTATCTTTTAACGATACAAAATCTTTCATCGCTATTCCTCAACTGATCGTAACGACCGCTATACCAAAAGTATCGTTGAAAAGCGAAACTAGTCAATTTTCGAGTACAATCACCACTATGAATCCCATCACTAAAGAATCAAACGAGAACAAAGACACTACCATGAGTGCAACGATGAACTACACTACCGATTGGAGTAATAAATCTGAGAATAAAACAAAGTTGAATGAACATAGTGATGTCGATATGAAGACAAGTTCCATGTTACAAAGTAAGATGAATAGTACGAATGTAAATTCGCAACAAAACACGTGGCAACGGATATCGTTGCATCAAGTAACATCATCTCTAACGCCAATAGAGGTTAGTGTTACAACCGCAGCAACGAAACAACAACCAATCCAAAGCACACCTCTATCGATCACAACATCGACTATGACGAAAACAAATTCAACCGAAGTTTGGAAAACCTCCGTGAATGAGATGGAGGAATCGACATTTACCCTAGACGCATCGAAAAGTATCGGTGGATTGGATACTAGTATCAGGAACGCAAGCGTGgacatcataaatttttccagaCTTTGCAACGAGCTTGCAGTTAAATTTTGGATTGCAGCGAATAGCGGCTTGGATAGCGGAAGATCGCTCGTTCTGTCACCGTTCGGTATGATCAGCCTCTTATCGATGATATTTCTCGGTGCTCGAGGCTCCACCTCTGATCAAATGAACGAGGTGCTCGGACTCGACAATGTGGCCACTTTCAATCCGCATCTCACTTTTCAAAACGTGACCGACACGGTTAGTTTAGCCAGGAATCAAGGTATCGCGAACGCGGCTTTCGTACGTGAATTGTTCGCGGATAAGGCCAAAGTGAGACGATTATTGCCGTTCTACAAAGAGCAAGCGCAACAATTTTACGAAGGATTAGTGGCCGAAGTGAATTTTGCCACTATCAGCGATCTTGTCCGTCGACGAACCAATCTTCTGATTAGAAAACAAACCGGGGGCAGGATAAAGGATTTCATGAGGAGCAATTCGATTCCATTAAAATCGCCGCTCGCCGCTATCTCGGCAAATGTATTTCAAACGGATTGTAACACGAGTTCAGCAAGTGCGACGGGTCGAGACGGGGAATTATATTTTGCCGTTTCGTCCGCTCACAGATTGAGAAAATTGATCCCTGTTCCGGCCACCGTTTGGCGATCAAACGTACTTGCGGGTTACGAACCTAGTTTAGACGCCACTGCAATTGCTCTTGGAGGTATCGATAAAATCGTTTCCACCGTGTTTCTGGTGCCTGGTCAACAGGGTCATGCTGCACCTGGTGACACTTTGGACCGCCTCGAGCAAAGACTCATGAAAGGAGCATTTCAGGATGGAAGTTGGGATAAGTTGCTCAAAGTTCTTATACCTAGAACGGGCCTTGAATTACAAATGCCCAAATTCAGTCATCGATCCATTGTAAACGCTACCGCTGCCTTGAAGAGGTTAGGACTCGATCAATTGTTTTCAAATCGTGCCGATTTTAAAGGAATCAATGGAATCGGAAATCGTCTGTTTTTATCCGATGTTTTGcag ATGAATTTGTTCAGTACATGCGGCGATGAAAATATCGCTAATGGACGACATCACGTGGAAATTTATCCAGCAAGTCCTTCTTTACGAAATTCTCGGCACAGCGAGGTATCGAATATAGAGGAACAATTCAGTAGTGAAGTGATTCAACCGATCGATGATCAATCGAAAAGTTATCGCACGATTTCATTCATGGAAACaacgaaaaatgttgaaagAGCAGAGGAAAAACCTAGATTGAAATTGGATCAaccatttctttattttgtgcGACACAATCCGACTGGCCTCATATTACATATAGGCCGTTTTAATCCTAggctaatataa
- the LOC108001136 gene encoding membrane-associated protein Hem, protein MARPIVPSQQKLAEKLTILNDRGIGMLTRIYNIKKACGDAKSKPAFLSDKSLESSIKTIVRKFPNIDVKGLQTITNLRNEIIKSLSLYYYTFVDLLDFKDNVCELLTTMDACGVHMDITINFDLTKGYLDLVVTYISLMILLSQVEDRKAVLGLFNAAHEMVHSQSDPSFPRLGQMIMDYDAPLKKLSEEFVPHSKLLKTALISLWPIYPERNLSADTWRADQKLSLVGSPGQILKAAATDTMSCETLSLDRIERWVILGFTLCHSFLNQEQPSKLWTTALESGWVLALFRDEVIYIHQYIQTFFESIKGYSKRVSEVKECYNQAVQKAGYRHRERRKFLRTALKELGLILTDQPGLLGPKALLVLMGLSHARDEVLWLLRHGVNPPTQGKGKGRGGEDLVDRQLPELLFHCEELRALVKKYSQVLQRYYVQFLSGFDAPALDQMIQNLPACPEDEGAILSDMCSKIASLTVKQVEDNELFDFRAFRLDWFRLQAYMSIAKCNMNLADNRELAAFMDTVIFHTKMVDNLDEMLVETSDLSIFCFYSKVFEDQFHMCLEFPAQNRYIVAFPLICSHFQSCTHELCPEERHHIRERSLSVVNMFLDEMAKEAKNIITTICDEQCNMSDKLLPKHCALLISQVVNRKKKDKNKKNMYEIHKPGIESYRKTREELTTMDKLHMALTELCYAINYCPTINVWEYTFAPREYLHQHLESRFARALVGMVMYNSDTSEIAKPSELFVSVRSYMNVLQTVENYVHIDITRVFNNALLQQTQELDSHGDKTIAALYTQWYSDVLLRRVSAGNICYSSNQRAFVSLSVEGAIPFNAEEFSDINELRALAELIGPYGMKMLNENLMWHIASQVQQLKKLVAGNKDVLIALRTNFDKPEVMKEQFKKLQQVDNVLQRVTIIGVILSFRQLAQSALVDVLEERIPFLLSSILDFRHHLPSGDPMRVVSEMTSAAGLTCKVDPTLTAALRSQKSEVDEDEHLLVCLLMVFVAVSIPKLARNENSFYRASLEGHSNNIHCMATAINNIFGALFTICGQNDIEDRMKEFLALASSSLLRLGQEADKEAIKNRESVYLLLDQIVQESPFLTMDLLESCFPYALIRNAYHDVYKLEHSQP, encoded by the coding sequence ATGGCACGACCTATAGTACCTAGTCAACAAAAGTTAGCTGAAAAgttaactattttaaatgaCAGAGGTATTGGAATGTTAActcgaatttataatataaaaaaggcaTGTGGTGATGCAAAGTCAAAACCTGCATTCCTTTCGGATAAAAGTTTAGAATCTTCTATCAAGACAATAGTTAGAAAGTTTCCTAATATTGATGTTAAAGGTCTCCAAACAATTACAAATCTTCGCAATGAAATCATTAAATCTTTatctctatattattatactttcgtTGATTTGCTTGATTTCAAAGATAATGTTTGCGAGCTTTTAACCACAATGGATGCTTGTGGAGTACATAtggatattacaataaattttgatttaacaaAAGGTTATTTGGATCTTGTTGTTACATACATCAGTTTAATGATACTTTTATCACAAGTAGAGGATCGTAAAGCAGTATTAGGGTTATTTAACGCAGCCCATGAAATGGTACATAGTCAATCTGATCCTAGCTTTCCTCGTTTGGGCCAAATGATTATGGATTATGATGCaccattaaaaaaactttcggAAGAATTTGTTCCtcattctaaattattaaagactgCTCTCATTTCATTGTGGCCTATATATCCTGAAAGAAATTTGTCTGCAGATACATGGAGAGCAGATCAAAAGCTTAGTCTTGTTGGAAGTCCTGGACAAATACTTAAAGCAGCAGCAACAGACACAATGTCTTGTGAAACCTTAAGTTTAGATAGAATAGAAAGATGGGTTATTTTAGGTTTTACTTTGTGTCATTCGTTTTTAAATCAGGAACAGCCCAGTAAATTGTGGACCACAGCTTTAGAATCAGGCTGGGTGCTGGCTTTATTCAGAGATGAAGTAATTTACATACATCAATATAtacaaacattttttgaaaGCATAAAAGGATATAGTAAAAGGGTATCTGAAGTGAAAGAATGTTACAATCAAGCAGTGCAAAAAGCTGGTTATAGACATAGGGAAAGAAGGAAGTTTTTAAGGACTGCATTGAAAGAATTGGGTTTGATTTTAACCGATCAACCTGGTCTTTTGGGACCAAAAGCACTTTTGGTTTTGATGGGACTTTCTCATGCCAGAGATGAAGTTTTATGGCTTTTGAGACATGGTGTTAATCCTCCAACACAAGGAAAAGgtaaaggaagaggaggagaagatttAGTGGACCGTCAATTACCAGAATTATTGTTTCATTGTGAAGAATTAAGAGCAttagtgaaaaaatattctcaagtACTTCAGAGGtattatgtacaatttttatcagGATTTGATGCACCTGCTCTAGATCAAATGATACAAAATCTTCCAGCTTGTCCAGAAGATGAAGGAGCAATTCTTAGTGATATGTGTTCAAAGATAGCTAGTCTAACAGTGAAGCAAGTGGAAGATAATGAACTATTTGATTTTCGTGCATTTAGATTAGATTGGTTCAGATTGCAAGCATATATGTCTATTGCAAAATGTAATATGAATTTAGCTGATAATAGAGAATTAGCAGCTTTTATGGATACTGTAATATTTCATACTAAAATGGTAGATAACTTGGATGAAATGCTAGTTGAAACATCtgatttgtcaattttttgtttctatagCAAAGTATTTGAAGATCAATTTCACATGTGTTTAGAATTTCCTGCCCAAAATAGGTATATTGTTGCATTTCCTCTAATATGTAGTCACTTTCAAAGTTGCACACATGAATTATGTCCAGAAGAACGTCATCATATTCGAGAAAGAAGTCTATCCGTTGTCAATATGTTTCTGGATGAAATGGCCAAAGAAgctaagaatattattacaacTATCTGTGATGAGCAATGTAATATGAGTGACAAATTATTGCCAAAACATTGTGCATTATTAATCTCTCAGGTTGtaaatcgaaagaagaaagataaaaataagaagaatatgtATGAAATTCATAAACCTGGTATAGAAAGTTATAGAAAAACTAGAGAAGAACTTACAACAATGGACAAACTTCACATGGCATTAACAGAATTATGTTATGCCATTAATTATTGCCCTACTATTAATGTGTGGGAGTATACTTTTGCACCAAGAGAGTATCTACATCAGCATTTAGAATCAAGATTTGCCAGAGCACTTGTTGGTATGGTCATGTACAATTCAGATACTAGTGAAATAGCTAAACCATCAGAACTCTTTGTTAGTGTTAGATCTTATATGAATGTTCTTCAAACAGTTGAAAATTACGTGCATATAGATATTACGCGTGTATTTAATAATGCGCTTCTTCAACAAACTCAAGAATTAGATAGTCATGGTGATAAGACTATTGCTGCTTTATACACACAATGGTATTCAGATGTTTTATTAAGACGAGTTAGCGCgggaaatatttgttattctaGCAATCAAAGAGCATTTGTTAGTTTATCTGTAGAAGGAGCAATCCCTTTTAATGCAGAGGAATTTTctgatattaatgaattaagagCATTAGCCGAATTAATTGGACCATATGGTATGAAAatgttgaatgaaaatttaatgtgGCATATAGCCAGTCAAGtacaacaattaaaaaaattagttgcTGGAAACAAAGACGTTCTTATTGCATTGAGAACGAATTTTGATAAACCAGAAGTAATGaaagaacaatttaaaaaattgcaacaaGTGGATAACGTGTTGCAACGAGTTACAATTATAGGTGTAATTCTAAGTTTCAGACAATTAGCACAATCTGCATTGGTCGATGTCTTGGAAGAACGTATACCGTTTCTTTTAAGTTCAATCCTAGATTTTCGACATCATTTACCATCTGGTGATCCCATGCGCGTCGTTTCAGAAATGACGTCTGCAGCGGGTTTAACGTGCAAAGTTGATCCAACGTTAACCGCAGCATTAAGAAGCCAAAAATCTGAAGTAGACGAAGATGAACATTTACTCGTATGTTTATTGATGGTTTTCGTGGCTGTTTCTATTCCAAAATTAGCTCGAAAtgagaattctttttatcgGGCATCTTTAGAAGGGCATTCTAATAACATACATTGTATGGCTACtgcgataaataatattttcggtGCATTATTTACTATATGCGGGCAAAATGATATAGAAGATCGAATGAAAGAATTTCTTGCTTTAGCATCTTCCAGCTTACTCAGACTAGGACAAGAGGCAGACAAAGAGGCAATTAAAAACAGGGAATCCGTATATCTTTTGTTGGATCAAATAGTTCAAGAATCTCCATTTTTAACGATGGATCTGTTGGAAAGCTGTTTTCCATATGCACTAATACGTAATGCATATCATGATGTATACAAACTCGAACATTCACAGCCATAA